CAGAGCAAATCAGCTTCATATCAAGGCAGAACACATAGGCAAGTAATGCAATAGCATAACGTAAGGTCTACAGCTCGCTCAAAGAATGACGAAAATGAAACATCCACTTACGTTTGAGCCGCCTTCAGCCTTGTTCTATCCGGTTACGACCTTCGCCTTTGGCACGGTACAGCGCCTCGTCCGCCCGCTTGAGTACCAGATCGCTGCGCTCACCCAGCTTGAAAGTGGAAATACCCATCGAGACAGTGATCGTCACCGGCTCCCCTTTGAAGTGGAAGGGGCACTGCTCGATAGTCGCGCGCAGACGCTCCAGCAACGCCAATCCGTCCTCCATGGAGGTATGAGGCAGAAGGAACACAAATTCCTCGCCACCATACCGTGCAATGAAGTCATGGGGGCGCAGTTGCCTTCTTAGCTGCGATGCAATCAGCTTCAGCACCTTGTCGCCCGCAAGATGGCCGTATCCGTCGTTGATCCGCTTGAAATGGTCCAAGTCCAGAATGCCCATCAGCAGGCTGCCACGGCTTTTCTGCAGCTGCGTGATCTCAATCTCGAGTCTCTCACTCCAGGCGGCACGGTTGGGCAGACCGGTGAGCGTGTCGATGAGCGCTTTTTGCCGCTGCTCCTCCAAGTGCGTGCGGAAACTCTGAGCCTCTTGCTCCATGGTTGCGACACGACCGACCAGCGATTGCAGTTTGCTGGCGACCTCATGCTCACGCTCGTCGCGCTCTTGCTGGTGCTGATCCATGGCACCGATCAGCCTTTCGAGCCGGCTTTCCAGGATGGTTTTCAGGCTGTTCAGATCGGCCGCGTCCTGCACGCTGCTCTGTAATCCACCGACATGCTCACGCAGTTGATCGTTTAGCTGTCGAGAAGCCGACTGCGTGTCGGCATGGTCGGCGCTTGCTGCCTGCAAATTGCTTTGAAACGACTCGAGGCGGTCGTTCAATTGCTTGAGGTAAATCTCGAACTCATGCTGCCCGCTGTCGGTGATGGCGAGCATAAGCACTGCCAGATCGTCGAGGATCGGCAGTAATTCGTACCAGTTAAGACCATTTTCCAGCCGAACACGCATCGCTTCCGCCTGAGGCCGGTGATGTTCCGGCAGCGATAGCTCGTCCAGCAGGCCTAGAAGGGTTTGCTCTATGTGCGTGGCGACCGAGCTGTACGTGGGCTCCGGGGAAGAAGGCAATGCGTACGGACCGTCTTCTTCTGCACCTGCAACCTCTGCTTCTGCTTCTGATTCTGCGTCGTCTAGGTTATCCGTCTGGCCTTGAGTCAGTTCGACTGGCGCTGAATCTGCGGCGGGCTCATCGGATAACTGATCAGCAACAGCCACTGGGGCATCGTCTACCGCGACTGGATCAACACCGTCAGTAACGTCTCCAACAACATCAATGCCTCCGGCCTGGTCAGCGCTGTCAGGCACGTCAACCCGATGCTGCGGTTGCTGGGCTTCGTCTGCTGCTGGCATAGGAATAGGGTCGGACTCAAGCGCTTCCTGAGCTTTGGCGTCGAGTGGAGCCAGCGGCACCTCATCGGCTGGCGAAATATTGGCTTCTGTATCGACGCGGGCCGGGATGCTTTGCGTGTTGTCCTCAATGGTCTGTGGCTCAACAGAGACCACGGTTTGAGGCTCGACCTCGGCTGCCACCCTGGGAGCCGGTTGCGCTTGAACAGGCGCCTCGTTGGTCCACTGAGGCAAGGCGGCGGTCTCAAGGGGAGCGTCTTGGGGGTCAGCCTCGCGACCACCAAACAAGCGCTGCAGAAAACCGGGACGAGCGGCGAGCTCGGGCCGCTCCATAAGCGCCAGCGCCTGCCCCTGCAGGCCGCTGAGTTCATCCAGCAACAGCGGTAACTCGCGTGCTTGATTGATCCGCTCATCAAGCCCTTTCGCAAGGCGCTTGAGCTGCCGGCTCACCTCTTTGGGCAACGGCAACGCTTGAAGTTGCGTCACCAGGGATGTGAGCGCAGCACCCATTTGCTCGACGCGCTGCTCGCGCCGCTGCTCGGAATCCAGAACTGCTTTTTCGAGACGCGGAATCAGCGCAGCCAGGCCAGCGTCCATGTCGTCCTTGCGCACGATTTCGCGCATTTCCTTCATGCACTGATCCACGGCCTTGTCTGCACCTTCGGCGGCAAGGCTGCTGCGCACAAGACCATGGCGCAACAAGTCGAGACGCGCATTCCAGCGGCGCTCCAACTTGTCTTGCTGATCAATGCTCTTGAGGTACTTTTCTTTCCAGCGCTGTGCTTCGTCGCTCATTCCACGGGTCCGGCAGGAGATGAGCTTGTTATCGGCAGGGAGTCCCCAATTAATGAGGCCGGCAAGCGAATCTCCACCGCAACCGGCAGATGATCGGAAATGGGCTGAGCCAGCACCTGCACTTTTTCAAGCGTGAGGGTAGGGCTCAGAAGGATGTGGTCCAGGCAGCGCTGAGGGCGCCAGCTGGGGAACGTGGCTTCAATCTGCGGCGCCAGCAGACCAAGATCGCGAAGCGGCGAAAGCTCCAGCAGGTCAGAGGCGTGGGTGTTCATGTCGCCCATTAGCACCTGATGACGATAGCCACCGATGAGCTCCCGGATGTAAGCCAGTTGCCGAGTACGAGTGCGCGCACCCAGTGCCAGGTGCATGACCACGATGACCAAGGCATCAGGCCCTTCGCCGAATCGCACGAGAATAGCGCCGCGTCCGGAAGGGCCTGGCAGCGGGTGGTTTTCTATCTCCCACGGCTTGAGCCGGCTGAGCACGCCATTACTGTGCTGACCGAAGCGGCCGAGGTTGCGGTTGAGTTGTTGATACCAGTATGGAAAGGATCCGAGATGAGCGAGGTGCTCGACCTGATTGACGTAACCGGATCGAAGGCTGCCACCGTCGGCCTCCTGAAGGGCGACAAAATCGTAATCGCCCAGCAGGTCGCCAATTTTTTGCAGATTGCTCGCTCGCCCGGTGTGCGGCAACAAATGTTGCCAGCCACGGGTCAGGTAATGACGATAGCGCTCGGTGCTGATCCCCACTTGGATATTGAAACTCAAAAGACGAAGCCGACCGTCAGCTGGCAATCCCGTCTCTTGCAAGTGCCGCTCGTTGACCTTGGCCGAGGGCCGGCCAACGATGCGTTCAGTACTGCCCCAGCGCGCCATGGCAGGCCGGCTTACTTGGCGGCCGCTGCGGCACGCTCTTTGGCGATGAGCTGATCGGCAACTTGCAGGGTTTGCTCAGGGCCGCCAGCGCTGCCGAGGTCGAAACGGTATTTGCCGTTGACGACCATGGTCGGTACGCCCGTGATTTCGTACTTCTTGGCCAGTTCCTTGTACTGGGCAATCTTGCCCTTTACAGCGAACGAGTTGAAGGTCTCGAGGAACTTGGTCCGGTCAACGCCTTGAGTAGCGACGAAATCAGCCATGTCATTAGGGTCGGTCAGACGCTTGCCGCCCTTCTGGATGGCCTCGAATACAGCAGCGTGAACCTTGTGCTCTACACCCATGGTGTCAAGAGTAATGAATAGCTGGCCATGCGCATCCCAAGGGCCGCCGAACATGGCGGGGATACGAACGAAGTGAACGTCGGCGGGGAGTTTTTCAACCCAAGGATTAATAATGGGCTCGAATGCGTAGCAATGTGGACAGCCGTACCAGAACATCTCGACGACTTCGATTTTGCCCGGCTCGGAAACAGGCACAGCGCTTTTTAACTCCACGTACTGCTTGCCGGCCTCAATAGGCTCTGCGGCCTGG
The DNA window shown above is from Pseudomonas sp. BSw22131 and carries:
- a CDS encoding thiol:disulfide interchange protein DsbA/DsbL, with protein sequence MRNLILSAALIFTSLFGLSAQAAEPIEAGKQYVELKSAVPVSEPGKIEVVEMFWYGCPHCYAFEPIINPWVEKLPADVHFVRIPAMFGGPWDAHGQLFITLDTMGVEHKVHAAVFEAIQKGGKRLTDPNDMADFVATQGVDRTKFLETFNSFAVKGKIAQYKELAKKYEITGVPTMVVNGKYRFDLGSAGGPEQTLQVADQLIAKERAAAAAK
- a CDS encoding endonuclease/exonuclease/phosphatase family protein → MARWGSTERIVGRPSAKVNERHLQETGLPADGRLRLLSFNIQVGISTERYRHYLTRGWQHLLPHTGRASNLQKIGDLLGDYDFVALQEADGGSLRSGYVNQVEHLAHLGSFPYWYQQLNRNLGRFGQHSNGVLSRLKPWEIENHPLPGPSGRGAILVRFGEGPDALVIVVMHLALGARTRTRQLAYIRELIGGYRHQVLMGDMNTHASDLLELSPLRDLGLLAPQIEATFPSWRPQRCLDHILLSPTLTLEKVQVLAQPISDHLPVAVEIRLPASLIGDSLPITSSSPAGPVE
- a CDS encoding GGDEF domain-containing protein — translated: MSDEAQRWKEKYLKSIDQQDKLERRWNARLDLLRHGLVRSSLAAEGADKAVDQCMKEMREIVRKDDMDAGLAALIPRLEKAVLDSEQRREQRVEQMGAALTSLVTQLQALPLPKEVSRQLKRLAKGLDERINQARELPLLLDELSGLQGQALALMERPELAARPGFLQRLFGGREADPQDAPLETAALPQWTNEAPVQAQPAPRVAAEVEPQTVVSVEPQTIEDNTQSIPARVDTEANISPADEVPLAPLDAKAQEALESDPIPMPAADEAQQPQHRVDVPDSADQAGGIDVVGDVTDGVDPVAVDDAPVAVADQLSDEPAADSAPVELTQGQTDNLDDAESEAEAEVAGAEEDGPYALPSSPEPTYSSVATHIEQTLLGLLDELSLPEHHRPQAEAMRVRLENGLNWYELLPILDDLAVLMLAITDSGQHEFEIYLKQLNDRLESFQSNLQAASADHADTQSASRQLNDQLREHVGGLQSSVQDAADLNSLKTILESRLERLIGAMDQHQQERDEREHEVASKLQSLVGRVATMEQEAQSFRTHLEEQRQKALIDTLTGLPNRAAWSERLEIEITQLQKSRGSLLMGILDLDHFKRINDGYGHLAGDKVLKLIASQLRRQLRPHDFIARYGGEEFVFLLPHTSMEDGLALLERLRATIEQCPFHFKGEPVTITVSMGISTFKLGERSDLVLKRADEALYRAKGEGRNRIEQG